tttaattattttgactaATAAAATTTGGTCGTTACTATAAGAATGCTCAATTTCAAACTCCACGGTTtatcgagtaatgctacaaattctttttgtgtcacttttgtgtcattccaagaatgatgtggctcttaaaatcactattggacttgtgattgatcattattgaattttgatcaaacggtaattttaagagccatatCATTCTTGTAGGGatacaagagagacttctaaaattaattttgtttaccGCATGTTTGAATTCATTTGTACGGAAAAGTAGTGCTTTGTAGGTTTGTCACGTGGTTGCTCTTTCTATTTTGTTATTGTACGCTATATATTTACTATATATTGTTGCTACCATTACCAATGGTGTGCCtgctatattattttttatatatctttgcTACCACTACCAATGGTGTGTAGACTCTTAGATTTGTTGAGGTCCGAAATGGAAATTGAATTTGAGGCTATATCATGATAATGCTATTTAGTGAATTTTTATGGGATTACTAATCTCTTACACAATTATGATAATATGACattaaaaatcaacatttagatcaacaaaaacttataaaaataaaaattaatagttgaTATTAACATCATCATAGTTATATGAATCTAcgaaatattatttctcatcaTGATAAGActatggttttctttttctggtaAGTGTATCCATAAAACTTGAGAAAAGTAccctttgcttttctttttccagcAAGTGTATCCATTAAACTTGAGAAAAGTACCCTTTGCCCAATCTCTGTGTTTGATAGGAGCGATGAATCATGATGTCTAATCATCATATAACAAACCCAATTTTACATACCAAAAAAGTGCATTTATAAATCATGCCATTGCAGGGATTAAGCCTATGTTGGAAGAGCAATCTCCATACTTCAATAAAACTAGGAATCAAAGTGTTGATGCTTTTCattctccattttattttcttttaaaaaaataaacaatccAAATAGTTAACCATATTCTAagtcaaaatattaacaaagGGAGCcaaattttatgttttctagGACATTTAACAAAGGTCTACATGtgaaatattcaaataaatcaAGCAATTACAAGGAATTAAGAATTCAATGACTACCACTCCAGTTTAGCACCTATAAAATCCCCTAAAACCTAAGCTCTACCTCCAAATAGAAAGGATCGTTTTTGTTTCTCTatgttttttcccctttttccaAATACACAGGAACAAGTTCAAAGAATTAACAACAAAAGTGAACAAGGACTAGTTCACTTGATGATGCTTCCACCTTCAAATATCTCCATGGTATATCATTATTAAACACAAACAAAATTCTCTGAACTCCTCCTCTTCCACAACATTTAAATGCAGCAAAAGCATGATGATCCCCATGCTCTCCCACCACTTGTTCCTGATCCAAATTATACTCATCGGATTCCATCACAGCAATTCAATCCGACGGCTGCCACGCCGAGGCGGTGAGCAGAGACAGATCCTTccaccctaatttcaagcaccCGTTCTCCTCCACCAGAGTATAACCCTTCCATGGGAACATCCCAAGCAACAAGCTGGCCTGGGCCGCCGGGTTCCCTCCAAGCGAGACGGGTTGGAACCCGACCCGCCTCAGCTCGTCCCCCCACCTCTCTACCTTCTCCTCTCCGGTTCTCTTGGGCCCACCCACAGCGACGATGTTCCTAATTTCGCACCCAAACAGCTGCTGCTCCACCATATGCCTCTCCACGCTGTCTCCATCCAATCCGTCCCCCAGCGCGTCGAACAACGCGCTGTAGTAATGCAAAGCCTCCACGAACCGCGCCAAGAACCCGCCCCCGTGGCTCAGATCCTGTTCCACCATCGTCATCACCCTCGGTCTCAACAAAGTCAACAATCTCAACGCTCCCAAATCGCTCCCCGTTATGTCGTACAGGCAGTGGTGCATCCAGTGCACCACGATCGCCTCGCTCGGCCTCACCCCGAGTTGACTCGGATCTTTCAGATTCCCGATTTTGCCCTCGAACGAGTGGAACTCGAAAGGCAACCCCAGCGAAGTAGCAAAGTCCGCAAGTCTCTTGCCGGTCGACTCCAACAACTCTGAGGAGGATCCGAACCCGGTGACCCGCATAGATCGGATCTTTCTACTTCGGGATGCCAGGATGTGGAACAATCCTGGCCATTGGAGGCCCTGCATTATGTCGAGATCGATGACGTGGACGTCCAGTTGGCCGTCCAAGGCTTGAAAAATGGCTTGGTTGGCAGTGAAGTGAGAGAATTTCACCAAGGGGCTGATGGAATTGTAAGATTGGAGAGCGAGGAAGATTCTCTGGGACTGGGTTAGGGTTAGGCTTTTGGAGCTCAGCGGTGTGTAGGTGCCCAAGCAGGAGGTGATCACCCGAGCCTGGAGTGCGTGCGCGAAGTACGCCCCCACGCGCTGAGGCGACGAGCCATACGGGGACGAGAGCTCCACAATTTCGGGAAGGAGATCGGTGGCGTCGTCGAGGTTCTCCGTAGCGACGCTCTCGGCGCACTGTAGCAGAAGCCCTAGGAGTCTCAGCCCGCTCGACTCGCTCCCCTCCGCTTCCTCGACAGCCTTCTCGCCGGAGACCGACCCCTCGTTCAAGAAAGTCCTCCGCTTCATCGTCGTCTCGTCGCCGGAGCTATCATCCCGGTCCACGCGCTTCGTCCTCATGGCGGAGCTATTGCTAGAGCTAGGATTAGGGTTAGAATTCGATATTGGAGATTGCGGAACCAAGCTTTGAAGCATGATCGATCAGAGATagaaaagagatagagagagagagagagaataaaaagtTGAATAGCTTTCGGGGGGAAAGGGACAAAGGCTTGAGAGAAAAACAAGGGGAGTGACAACAGAGGAGTTTGCAGAGAGGGTGGGTTGTGTCAGAAAGCGGTGTTTGGGGAGAGAGAAAACGAGggaaagtgagagagaaagtGGGAGGCCGTGGACTGAGACAGACGGAAAAAGGCGAAGAACTTTTGAGCCGAGAAATGGGGGTCTCCTCTCCTATCCTATCCAATCCAAAAGCTAATCCTCATTACCTACTCCGCTCTTGCGTCCTTTCGTTGAGTCCGTTTGTTcgtttctttgtttgtttttgtgttgtaAACAATTGTAGGGGTTGGTTTGATTAGACTCAATTAATTGGCTTCTTTGGATTCTTGGGAATAATCtagaaggaggaggaggggttgtc
This window of the Corylus avellana chromosome ca5, CavTom2PMs-1.0 genome carries:
- the LOC132181054 gene encoding scarecrow-like protein 23, with the protein product MLQSLVPQSPISNSNPNPSSSNSSAMRTKRVDRDDSSGDETTMKRRTFLNEGSVSGEKAVEEAEGSESSGLRLLGLLLQCAESVATENLDDATDLLPEIVELSSPYGSSPQRVGAYFAHALQARVITSCLGTYTPLSSKSLTLTQSQRIFLALQSYNSISPLVKFSHFTANQAIFQALDGQLDVHVIDLDIMQGLQWPGLFHILASRSRKIRSMRVTGFGSSSELLESTGKRLADFATSLGLPFEFHSFEGKIGNLKDPSQLGVRPSEAIVVHWMHHCLYDITGSDLGALRLLTLLRPRVMTMVEQDLSHGGGFLARFVEALHYYSALFDALGDGLDGDSVERHMVEQQLFGCEIRNIVAVGGPKRTGEEKVERWGDELRRVGFQPVSLGGNPAAQASLLLGMFPWKGYTLVEENGCLKLGWKDLSLLTASAWQPSD